The genomic interval AGTTGTTCGAGCTTGGCGTTGACTTCGGCTTCGAGGATGTTCAGTGACTGCTCGCGTCGGTTCAACTCCTCTTGCTTGCGCATCAGGATGTCCCAACTCGGCGGCGGCGTTTGAGCCGTGGCCTGTTGTTCCTGGGCGGGTTGCTGGGCCTGGGCGGGTTGCTGGGCCTGGGCCGGGGCCGCCGCCATGGCCTCGCCCGAAATGTCGGTATTCTGGCCGCTCACGCCAGCCACCCGGGCCACGCTCTGAAAGCCCGCCTGTGGCAGGGCCAGGGGATCGAAGCCCGCGAGCAGGGCGACGAGAACGGTCGTCTTGACCACGGCCAGCGCGGCCACGGCCTTCAGAAGCCGTGAGATGCGCGTCGCGGCCGGGGCCGGATGCCTAGACGGCTTCGCGGCCATGGCGGATGGTGCTGAGTTCGTCGTAGTCCTTCTGTTCCTGTGCATGGGCATCCCTGACATGGCGTGCCGCCTGTTGTTGCTTGAGTTTTTCCAGGAGTTTTCGGTCCGTCGCCCGGGCCACGAGGTCGAGCCGGGCTCGTTCGACGTCCGTTTCGTCAAGTCTGATTCTGGCCACGGCCTGGCCGATGTCAAGCGCCAGCCGTTCGCGGTAGCGTTGCCACAGCCACAGGTCGGCTGCGTTCATGTCGCCAAGCCGGGCATAGGCCGCTTCCCGCTCGTCGCGCTCGCGTTCGAGCGCGGCCAGACGCTCGCGGCTCTCAGTCAGTCTGCGCCTGGCAGAGGCCAGGGCCATCTTGGCCTGGTCCTCGGCCTGCCTGCGGAAATCCAGGACCTTTTCGAGCTTGAACCGAAACGGCGTCATCGTCGTGCCTTCCTCGCTGGGTCTCGGTTTAGCAACAACCATGCCGAGAGCGCCGCGGAAGACCGTTGCCGGGGCGACGCTTGCCGTGTAGGAAGTCGTGCAGGGAATATTCATGGAGCAATCAGGCACGAACAGCGACGCACGCAAGACGCTCGACCGGCTGCGGGAGCTTCTCGGCCCCGTGCATGGGGAAGCGGCGGCCGCGCTCGACGATCTGGCCGCGCTGGTCGAGGTCGGGGCCGAGGCGCGGGCGGTGAGCGAGCATTTCCACGAGATGCTCACCCACTCGTCGACCGTGCACTACCGCCTGAACGTGGCCCAGGACCGCTACGATTACGTCAGCCCCTCGATCACGGAATTGACGGGCATCTCCCGCGAGCGCTTTTTGCGCATGCGCATGGAGGAAGTGGTCGAACTCTTTCATCCCCAGGACTTTGCGGGCCTGATGCAGGCCGTGGAGCAGGTCGCCCCCAAGGGGCCCGGCCGCGTGCCTGTGGCGCACGAATACCGGGTGCGCGACTCCCAAGGGCGCTGGCGCTGGTGCAGCGACCACGCCACGTATTTCTTCGACGACTTCGGTCATGTGACGGCTGTGGTGGGCACGGTGGTGGACATCACCCGCCAGCGCGAGGCCGAGGCCGCGCTGCGTGAGTCCGAGCAGCGCTATCGTCTGTTGGCGGCCAACTCCGAGGACGCCATAGCCATCTTCGACCTCGATATGCGGCTGACTTATGCCAGCCCGTCGGTGGAGCGGCTGATGGGTTGGCCGCCGGAAACGCTCCTGGCCATGCGCTTCGAGGACTTCATGACCGATCAGGCCCTTCAGGTCGCCAGGGAGGGTTTCGGCCGCCGCATGGCCATGGAGCGCGCGGGCACGCCTCTTGTTGGATCGCAGCGCAACGAGATGCTCTTTAGAACCAAGGCGGGGAGCACGGTCTGGACCGAGTGCGTGACCACCCCGCTTCGCGACGAACAGGGCAGGCTCAAGGGCGTGCTGGTCGTGGCGCGCGACA from Alkalidesulfovibrio alkalitolerans DSM 16529 carries:
- a CDS encoding MotE family protein, with protein sequence MAAKPSRHPAPAATRISRLLKAVAALAVVKTTVLVALLAGFDPLALPQAGFQSVARVAGVSGQNTDISGEAMAAAPAQAQQPAQAQQPAQEQQATAQTPPPSWDILMRKQEELNRREQSLNILEAEVNAKLEQLATLEKNLQQMLEEARAMRDEKFRHLVDVYANMKAKNAAETLDKLDEQTAVKILAGMRGRQAGEILNFVPAAKAARLSQALTRMQMPFGS
- the fliJ gene encoding flagellar export protein FliJ; translation: MTPFRFKLEKVLDFRRQAEDQAKMALASARRRLTESRERLAALERERDEREAAYARLGDMNAADLWLWQRYRERLALDIGQAVARIRLDETDVERARLDLVARATDRKLLEKLKQQQAARHVRDAHAQEQKDYDELSTIRHGREAV